The DNA sequence CGAAATGTTCTTCCAGCCCGATGATGTTCACGAGATCTCCTTCACGTGTCGAGGAGCGTCGTGCGGTGGCGCGCTCGACCAGCGCGTTCGCCTACGGGAGCACCGTGTGCGAGGTGTCGTAGGACATGGTGCCCACGCGCAGGGCCGGCCCGCTCACGCGAAGGCTCCGATCCCGGGGACGAAGATGTCCTCGGACGTGAGCAGCCGCCGGGACAGTCCCTGTTCGTGGTGGTAGCGCAGGAAAGTGTCGACGGCCTTGCGGTTGGCGTCGAGCCCGTAGGGCCACCAGTCCTCGCCCAGCAGCGCGCGGTTCTCCGCGAACAGCTCGCTGAACCAGGGCGTGATCACGGCCATGTGCTGTTTCGCGGCATTGGCCCGGTAGTGCTCCTGCACGATGTCCTTGGCCTGGCTGAACGCCCGGTAGACCGACGCGGCCAGGCCGGGCACCTCGGCCAGTTCCCGGCGGAGCGCGACGACGTGCATCATCGGGAAGATGCCGGTGCGGCGGTAGTAGTCCCGCTCGACCGCTTCGTAGTCGACGAACAGCCGGCGGATCTTCTTCGTCGAGCCGTCGAGCACGCTCCGCGGCACGTCGACCGACAGCAGGGCGTCGATCTCCCCCGCTTCGAGCAGGGCGGCCAAAGTCTGGTCGCCGGCGGCGTGGCGGACGCGCACGCCGTCCGGGACGGGCTGCGGGATCCAGTCGAACGACGGGATCGGGTGGTCGGTGCCGCCGATCACCCACTCGATCCGGTCCGGCGTCACACCGTGTTCGTCCGCCAAGACGCCCTTCACCCAGACACCCGGGTCGGAGCCGTACAGCGCGAACTCGCCGACGGTCTTGCCCGCGAGATCTTCCGGCCGCTCGATCCCGCTGTCGACGTTCACGAACACCGACGAGTGACGGAAGTTCCGGTTCGGGAAGATCGGCAGGGCCAGGAAAGGCGAGCCGGGCAGGTCGAACGAACGCAGGAAGTAGGTCAGCCCGTACTCGGCGATGTCCAGGTCACCTTCGGCCATGCGCTGGAAGACGTCGGAGATCAGCGGTGAGGTCTCCAGGGTGGCGTCGATCTCGACGCGCCCGTCGAACAGCGGCTCGGTGTGCTCGTACCGGTAGACGCCCATCTTGAGCTCGGGGCCGGTCATGTCCAGTCCTCCTTCGCCTCGCGGGCCGCTTCCGTGAACGACCTTTCATTTTTCATCGTGCCCCGCGCCCCTGCTATCGTCAAGGCGAATGATCATTCACGGAAGAAGGTGGCCTGTGCCCCGCATCACCGCCGAGCACCGGGCGGCGAACCGGTCGCTGATCGTGGCCGCGGCCCGGCGCTGCTTCTCGCGTGACGGCTTCCACCAGACCTCGATGCCCGACATCGCCGCCGAAGCGGGCGTGTCGGTCGGTGCCCCCTACCGCTACTTCGCCGGCAAGGAAGAGCTCATCCTCGAGATTGCGGGCGACGCCTTCCGGGTGATGTTCGCCCCCGTCGAGCGGTTCGTCGACGCGGACGGCGACGTGACGATCGCCGACCTGGTCACGGCCGCGATCGAGCCGGTGAGCGGCGACGTCGCCGTCGACGGGGCGGGCCAGGCCGTCCCCGTCGACGAACTGCTGCGCTGCGCCGTCCAGGCGTGGGGCGAACTGCTACGACACGACGGGCTGCGGCAGCGGGCCGAAGCGGGCTTCGAGGGCGTGCGCGCACGCATCGCGGACGCCCTCCGCGACGGGCGCCGGGCAGGCAGCGTCCCGGCCGGGCTGGACCCCGACCGCGGAGCACGGGT is a window from the Amycolatopsis sp. NBC_00355 genome containing:
- a CDS encoding 4,5-dihydroxyphthalate decarboxylase; translation: MTGPELKMGVYRYEHTEPLFDGRVEIDATLETSPLISDVFQRMAEGDLDIAEYGLTYFLRSFDLPGSPFLALPIFPNRNFRHSSVFVNVDSGIERPEDLAGKTVGEFALYGSDPGVWVKGVLADEHGVTPDRIEWVIGGTDHPIPSFDWIPQPVPDGVRVRHAAGDQTLAALLEAGEIDALLSVDVPRSVLDGSTKKIRRLFVDYEAVERDYYRRTGIFPMMHVVALRRELAEVPGLAASVYRAFSQAKDIVQEHYRANAAKQHMAVITPWFSELFAENRALLGEDWWPYGLDANRKAVDTFLRYHHEQGLSRRLLTSEDIFVPGIGAFA
- a CDS encoding TetR/AcrR family transcriptional regulator, encoding MPRITAEHRAANRSLIVAAARRCFSRDGFHQTSMPDIAAEAGVSVGAPYRYFAGKEELILEIAGDAFRVMFAPVERFVDADGDVTIADLVTAAIEPVSGDVAVDGAGQAVPVDELLRCAVQAWGELLRHDGLRQRAEAGFEGVRARIADALRDGRRAGSVPAGLDPDRGARVVMALLHGFVLQHTAFGLDDTAGFIRDVRIALGDTGILRERG